In the Novosphingobium sp. 9 genome, one interval contains:
- a CDS encoding site-specific integrase — protein MAKHNAANARIKREYFTYLKEAQRRDEASIDAVAKALARFEEANGHKDFKTFYRAQAMAFKHKLDKQPAVRTGKPLSRATVNSTLSALRAFFVWLAGQPGYKSRLSYADADYFNLAEKDVRIAKAARHKAFPSLDQVHYVIATMPTGTAIELRNRALVAFALLTGARDGALASFRLKHIDLV, from the coding sequence ATGGCAAAACACAATGCCGCAAACGCCCGGATCAAGCGGGAATACTTCACCTATCTGAAGGAAGCACAGCGCCGGGACGAAGCATCGATCGATGCCGTAGCGAAGGCGCTGGCGCGCTTCGAGGAGGCGAACGGGCACAAGGACTTCAAGACCTTCTACCGCGCGCAGGCCATGGCCTTCAAGCACAAGCTGGACAAGCAACCGGCAGTGCGCACCGGAAAACCACTCAGTCGGGCGACGGTCAATTCCACCCTGTCAGCCCTGCGCGCGTTCTTTGTCTGGCTGGCGGGCCAGCCCGGTTACAAGTCCCGCCTGTCCTACGCCGATGCCGACTATTTCAATTTGGCTGAAAAGGACGTGCGGATAGCCAAGGCGGCACGGCACAAGGCGTTCCCGTCGCTGGATCAAGTCCACTACGTCATCGCCACCATGCCCACCGGCACCGCGATAGAACTGCGCAACCGGGCGCTGGTGGCCTTCGCCCTGCTGACCGGCGCGCGGGACGGGGCGCTGGCGTCGTTCCGGCTCAAGCATATCGATCTGGTGTAA
- a CDS encoding helix-turn-helix domain-containing protein yields the protein MPSQRSTPRRVKLHRIYSTEELAVCCGVHKNTVRHWQTKGLEPVSKGRPTLFDGATVRAFLAKRNASRKQPCPPGTLYCFKCRQPRAPAMGMVEATRQNATTGNLSAICEVCGTMMHRRTRLAAIAAIMPNLAVQIREAGSRICERTAPSLNCDDRKD from the coding sequence ATGCCGTCGCAACGGTCTACTCCGCGCCGGGTCAAGCTTCACCGTATTTACAGCACGGAGGAGCTGGCGGTCTGTTGCGGTGTCCATAAGAACACCGTGCGGCACTGGCAGACCAAGGGGCTGGAGCCTGTCAGCAAGGGCCGCCCTACCTTGTTCGACGGGGCAACGGTTCGCGCCTTCCTCGCCAAGCGCAACGCCAGCCGTAAGCAGCCCTGTCCGCCGGGCACGCTCTATTGCTTCAAGTGCCGTCAGCCGCGCGCGCCTGCCATGGGCATGGTCGAAGCCACCCGCCAGAATGCCACCACGGGCAACCTGAGCGCCATTTGCGAAGTCTGCGGCACAATGATGCACCGCCGCACCCGCTTGGCCGCAATCGCCGCGATCATGCCCAATCTGGCCGTCCAAATCAGGGAGGCAGGTTCACGCATATGTGAGCGCACCGCCCCTTCCCTGAATTGTGACGATCGAAAGGACTGA
- a CDS encoding helix-turn-helix domain-containing protein has protein sequence MERLVYSVNETARLLSMGRTSIYAMIADGRLESFKLGRRTLIRGESIRRLVDGQA, from the coding sequence ATGGAACGCCTTGTTTATTCTGTAAACGAAACCGCCCGACTGTTGAGTATGGGGCGAACTTCCATTTACGCCATGATCGCAGACGGGCGGCTGGAATCCTTCAAGCTGGGCCGCCGAACATTGATAAGGGGCGAATCAATTCGCCGTCTGGTGGACGGGCAGGCCTGA
- a CDS encoding tyrosine-type recombinase/integrase has protein sequence MALTDVAIRNAKPGAKATKLADGAGMFLLVTPAGGKLWRLKYRIDGREKLLAIGAYPEIGLSEARKRREEARAMIAQGQDPSREKQREKVRSRIQAADTFTAIANEYCAKRKRDGEKGWSPATATRSEYLLSLLNLGIGKLPIAEIEPADVLVAVRKIEAKGNLESARRTLQLASMVFRYAVATARLRSDPTRDLRGALTAPKVTHYGAITEAKRVGELLRAIDGYEGSGITKLALQIAPHVFVRPGELRHAEWSEIDLDGALWIIPAGKMKMRKPHHVPLSRQALELFREVQAITGPSGYIFPSVRTRTRPMSENTINAGLRRLGYATDEMTAHGFRAMASTLLNESGKWHPDAIERALAHGDDDKVRAAYHRGAHWKERVDMAQWWSDYLDQLREGAEVIYLSKREA, from the coding sequence ATGGCGCTTACAGACGTGGCAATTCGGAACGCTAAGCCGGGCGCAAAGGCAACCAAGCTGGCGGACGGGGCAGGCATGTTCCTGCTGGTCACGCCAGCAGGCGGAAAGCTCTGGCGGCTCAAGTATCGGATCGACGGGCGGGAAAAGCTGCTGGCGATTGGAGCCTACCCTGAAATTGGGCTGAGCGAAGCGCGCAAGCGGCGCGAGGAAGCGCGGGCGATGATTGCGCAGGGCCAAGACCCGTCGCGTGAAAAGCAGCGCGAAAAGGTTCGCTCGCGCATCCAAGCGGCAGACACGTTCACCGCCATCGCCAATGAGTATTGCGCCAAGCGCAAGCGCGACGGCGAAAAGGGCTGGTCGCCCGCCACCGCCACGCGCAGCGAATACCTGCTGTCACTGCTGAACCTCGGCATCGGCAAGTTGCCCATTGCCGAAATCGAGCCTGCCGATGTGCTGGTGGCCGTTCGCAAGATCGAAGCCAAGGGCAATTTAGAAAGCGCGCGCCGCACCCTGCAACTGGCCAGCATGGTTTTCCGCTATGCCGTCGCCACCGCGCGTTTGCGCTCGGACCCTACGCGCGATCTGCGCGGGGCGCTGACTGCGCCCAAGGTGACGCACTACGGCGCAATCACCGAAGCGAAGCGCGTGGGCGAATTGCTGCGGGCCATCGATGGCTACGAAGGCAGTGGCATTACCAAGCTGGCCCTGCAAATCGCCCCGCACGTGTTCGTTCGCCCCGGCGAACTGCGCCATGCCGAATGGAGCGAAATCGATCTGGATGGCGCGCTCTGGATCATCCCGGCGGGCAAGATGAAAATGCGCAAGCCGCACCACGTTCCGCTTTCACGACAGGCCTTGGAACTGTTCCGCGAAGTGCAGGCAATCACTGGCCCGTCCGGCTACATTTTTCCTTCCGTGCGCACCCGCACCCGCCCGATGAGCGAAAACACAATCAACGCCGGACTGCGGCGGCTGGGGTATGCGACCGATGAAATGACGGCACATGGCTTTCGGGCGATGGCTTCCACCCTGTTGAATGAAAGTGGCAAGTGGCACCCGGACGCCATCGAACGCGCTCTGGCCCATGGCGACGACGACAAGGTGCGCGCAGCGTATCACCGGGGCGCGCATTGGAAAGAGCGCGTCGATATGGCGCAATGGTGGTCGGACTATCTGGATCAGTTGCGCGAAGGGGCAGAGGTCATCTACCTATCCAAGCGTGAAGCCTGA
- a CDS encoding adenine phosphoribosyltransferase: protein MTEADFKALIRTIPDFPKPGILFRDVTTLIGDGSGFAAAVAAMADLARAAGAEAIAGIEARGFIFGAAMAATMGLPFIPVRKPGKLPVAVLAIDYALEYGTDTLEVDPGAVGEGRRVVLVDDLLATGGTAMAAAELLRRAGGVVEEALFAVELPELGGRTRLAGANIVCRTLMTFEGH from the coding sequence ATGACGGAAGCGGACTTCAAGGCGCTTATCCGCACGATCCCGGACTTTCCCAAGCCCGGAATCCTGTTCCGCGATGTGACCACGCTGATCGGTGACGGCTCCGGCTTTGCCGCCGCCGTGGCTGCGATGGCCGACCTTGCACGCGCCGCCGGTGCCGAGGCGATCGCCGGGATCGAGGCGCGCGGCTTCATCTTCGGCGCCGCGATGGCCGCGACGATGGGCCTGCCGTTCATTCCCGTGCGCAAGCCCGGCAAGCTGCCGGTTGCGGTCCTCGCCATCGACTATGCGCTGGAATACGGCACCGACACGCTGGAGGTCGATCCGGGCGCCGTGGGCGAGGGACGCCGTGTGGTGCTGGTCGATGACCTGCTGGCGACCGGCGGCACCGCGATGGCAGCGGCGGAACTGCTGCGCCGCGCGGGTGGGGTAGTGGAAGAGGCGCTGTTCGCGGTCGAACTCCCCGAACTCGGCGGTCGCACGCGACTGGCAGGGGCGAATATCGTCTGCCGTACGCTGATGACGTTCGAAGGCCACTGA
- a CDS encoding cytochrome c1: MIRLVSILVGLFFAAGLGWSFYNGAMTAIEDPAAQTVEQAYHREPKEIHFASDGPFGRFDNQQLQRGFQVYREVCSACHSLSHVAFRDLSQIGYSEAEVKAIAAGMQVPGIDPVTGEANMRPGTPTDYFPKPFANDVAARAANNNAIPPDLSLIVKAREGGAAYVHSLLTGFRAQPASLLRRFPDAKTPQGLHYNPYFANLNLAMAPPLVANGQVQYGPGNPKPTVDQMATDVAAFLIWTAEPKMDKRKQTGWVVLGFLLFATTMGYLSYRQIWSGTKH; encoded by the coding sequence ATGATCCGCCTCGTCTCGATCCTCGTCGGGCTGTTCTTTGCCGCAGGGCTCGGCTGGTCGTTCTACAACGGCGCGATGACCGCCATCGAGGACCCGGCGGCGCAGACCGTCGAGCAGGCCTATCACCGTGAGCCGAAGGAAATCCACTTCGCCAGTGACGGGCCGTTCGGACGGTTCGACAACCAGCAGCTCCAGCGCGGCTTTCAGGTCTATCGCGAGGTCTGCTCCGCCTGCCATTCGCTCAGCCATGTGGCGTTCCGCGACCTTTCGCAGATCGGCTATTCCGAGGCGGAGGTGAAGGCCATCGCGGCAGGCATGCAGGTGCCCGGCATCGATCCGGTGACAGGCGAGGCGAACATGCGCCCCGGCACGCCGACAGACTACTTCCCCAAGCCCTTCGCCAACGATGTGGCGGCGCGTGCGGCGAACAACAATGCGATCCCGCCCGACCTCTCGCTGATCGTCAAGGCGCGGGAGGGCGGCGCGGCCTATGTCCACTCGCTGCTCACCGGCTTCCGCGCCCAGCCCGCCTCGCTGCTGCGCCGCTTCCCCGATGCAAAGACGCCGCAGGGTCTGCACTACAATCCCTATTTCGCGAACCTCAACCTCGCGATGGCGCCCCCGTTGGTGGCCAACGGACAGGTGCAGTACGGGCCGGGCAATCCGAAGCCGACGGTGGACCAGATGGCCACCGACGTCGCCGCCTTCCTGATCTGGACGGCGGAGCCCAAGATGGACAAGCGCAAGCAGACCGGCTGGGTCGTGCTCGGCTTCCTGCTGTTCGCCACCACCATGGGCTATCTCTCGTATCGCCAGATCTGGTCCGGAACAAAGCACTAG